One Bufo gargarizans isolate SCDJY-AF-19 chromosome 4, ASM1485885v1, whole genome shotgun sequence DNA window includes the following coding sequences:
- the YPEL5 gene encoding protein yippee-like 5 produces the protein MGRIFLDHIGGTRLFSCANCDTILTNRSELISTRFTGATGRAFLFNKVVNLQYSEVQDRVMLTGRHMVRDVSCKNCNSKLGWIYEFATEDSQRYKEGRVILERALVRESEGFEEHVPSDNS, from the exons ATGGGCAGAATCTTCCTGGATCACATCGGAGGGACCCGTCTGTTCTCCTGCGCCAACTGCGACACCATTCTGACCAACCGCTCTGAGCTCATCTCCACCCGCTTCACGGGGGCCACAGGCAGAGCCTTCCTCTTTAACAAG GTGGTGAACCTGCAGTACAGCGAGGTCCAGGACCGCGTCATGCTCACCGGCCGTCACATGGTGCGAGACGTCAGCTGTAAAAACTGCAACAGCAAGCTGGGATGGATCTACGAATTTGCCACGGAGGACAGCCAGCGCTACAAGGAAGGCCGCGTCATCCTAGAACGAGCCCTGGTACGGGAGAGCGAGGGCTTCGAGGAACACGTACCTTCCGACAATTCCTGA